The Patescibacteria group bacterium genome window below encodes:
- a CDS encoding glycosyltransferase family 2 protein: MKTIAVIPAYNEERTIADVVMEVQKYVTEVVVVDDGSADHTIEHARRAGAVVYSHFLNRGQGAALETGKKIALLRQADVIVTYDADGQFVAEEIINVVRPVAEGRADVVLGARFGKSEIPSVKKFFLRGATVFTRLTSGLKLSDTHNGFRAFSREAAEKITIEQNRMAHASEILEKIGRHSLRYEEVPVTVKYFSPEIRRGQHLPDYLKILFDLFLGKNIK, translated from the coding sequence ATGAAAACAATTGCGGTAATTCCCGCCTATAATGAAGAAAGAACGATTGCCGACGTCGTGATGGAAGTGCAGAAATATGTCACAGAGGTTGTAGTGGTTGATGACGGATCGGCCGATCATACCATAGAACACGCTAGAAGAGCGGGCGCGGTTGTTTATTCTCATTTTTTAAATCGCGGTCAGGGCGCGGCTCTTGAAACCGGAAAAAAAATCGCACTTTTACGCCAAGCCGATGTTATTGTGACTTATGACGCGGACGGTCAATTTGTCGCCGAAGAAATAATTAACGTCGTAAGGCCGGTCGCCGAGGGGCGGGCTGATGTTGTTTTGGGAGCTCGTTTTGGGAAATCGGAAATTCCATCGGTTAAGAAGTTTTTCTTAAGGGGTGCCACGGTTTTTACCAGATTAACTTCCGGATTGAAATTATCGGACACGCATAATGGGTTTAGGGCTTTTTCCCGCGAAGCGGCAGAAAAAATTACGATCGAACAAAATCGCATGGCTCATGCCTCGGAAATTTTAGAAAAAATCGGCCGGCACAGTTTGCGCTACGAAGAAGTCCCGGTAACGGTTAAATATTTTTCACCAGAGATTCGTCGCGGTCAGCACCTGCCAGATTATTTAAAAATTTTATTTGATTTATTTTTAGGAAAAAATATAAAGTAA
- a CDS encoding DUF2304 family protein, whose protein sequence is MLIQYLLSFLILLIIYRVVIKWKQGILTSRDLLFWTGFWFVVGIIILLPDTTSFLAELVGVGRGADLVVYLSIVLIFYIIFQMTIKIEKIERNITKVVRTVAMKEETENNGRQTTSEKT, encoded by the coding sequence ATGCTTATTCAATATCTTTTGAGTTTTTTAATTTTGCTCATTATCTATCGAGTGGTGATAAAATGGAAGCAGGGAATTTTAACGTCTCGAGATTTGCTTTTTTGGACAGGATTTTGGTTTGTGGTGGGAATAATTATTTTATTGCCCGATACGACCAGTTTCCTGGCAGAGCTTGTTGGCGTGGGCCGCGGAGCTGATTTGGTTGTTTATCTTTCCATCGTTTTGATTTTCTACATTATTTTCCAGATGACGATTAAAATTGAAAAAATTGAAAGAAATATTACAAAGGTTGTGCGGACCGTGGCGATGAAAGAGGAAACGGAAAATAATGGACGGCAAACAACTAGCGAAAAAACATAG
- a CDS encoding glycosyltransferase family 2 protein — translation MPKVAVILINYKDYAKKYLPECIASLRNQSYPKDSFKVFIVDNATTAETEKYLCEIAPEAEIILEEKNTGFALGNNLAMERALAADYDYIVLFNMDTVADPEWLRELVAATEANKNVGAAQSLIRLHPEKEKINSLGNEMHFLCFGFCRGYGEQVSNIKYPISNDFFYASGAAVLYPVKVLREIGIFDPEFFMYHEDTDLSWRVRQAGYKIILAEKSIMYHKYQFSRSILQFYYMERNRLIMIFENYRLGTLILIFLPFFFMELGMLAYAALRGLFTTKLKVYGYFFHFKNWQRMIKNKRAKAKSRKVKDRELARLIVGKLEFQEIANPILKYIVNPVFNIYWRAVRNLIFW, via the coding sequence ATGCCAAAGGTTGCCGTAATTCTCATAAATTATAAAGACTACGCAAAAAAATATTTGCCGGAATGCATCGCGAGTCTCCGAAATCAAAGCTATCCCAAGGATAGCTTTAAGGTTTTTATAGTTGATAACGCGACAACGGCTGAGACGGAAAAATATTTATGTGAAATCGCGCCGGAGGCGGAGATTATTTTGGAAGAAAAAAATACGGGTTTTGCCTTGGGAAATAATTTAGCGATGGAAAGGGCGCTCGCGGCGGACTATGATTACATAGTTCTTTTCAATATGGATACAGTGGCCGATCCCGAGTGGCTCCGAGAATTAGTGGCCGCGACCGAAGCCAATAAAAATGTTGGCGCGGCGCAGTCGTTAATTCGGCTTCATCCGGAAAAAGAAAAAATTAATTCGCTTGGCAACGAGATGCATTTTCTTTGTTTTGGTTTTTGTCGGGGTTATGGAGAACAAGTATCTAATATAAAATATCCCATATCTAATGATTTTTTTTACGCGTCGGGCGCGGCCGTTCTTTATCCCGTGAAAGTTTTGCGTGAAATAGGAATTTTTGATCCGGAATTTTTTATGTATCACGAGGATACAGATCTCTCTTGGCGCGTTAGACAAGCTGGTTATAAAATAATCCTCGCAGAAAAATCAATAATGTATCATAAATATCAGTTTTCCCGGAGTATTTTGCAATTTTATTATATGGAACGGAATCGGCTGATTATGATATTTGAAAATTATAGGCTTGGCACTTTAATTTTGATTTTTTTGCCGTTCTTTTTTATGGAACTCGGAATGCTCGCTTATGCGGCGCTCCGCGGATTGTTTACGACGAAATTAAAAGTTTACGGATATTTTTTCCACTTCAAAAATTGGCAGAGAATGATTAAAAATAAAAGGGCAAAAGCAAAATCAAGAAAAGTTAAAGATAGAGAATTAGCGCGTTTGATTGTCGGTAAGTTAGAATTTCAGGAGATTGCCAACCCGATTTTAAAATATATTGTTAATCCAGTTTTTAATATTTATTGGCGCGCCGTCCGAAATTTAATTTTTTGGTAA
- a CDS encoding glycosyltransferase family 4 protein — protein MKIAIISPVFPPYRGGIGTAAYTEARELARRGHDVSVFVPRRPGGQGHELKEKFKLFCPGPFLRYGNAAFLPQLRWKLKNFDVIHLHYPFFGGAEVVYKLKVKSEKLKVGTKLVITYHHDVVGSGWLGKIFRWHTKNLMPKILGRADKIIVSSLDYAKNSNVKEILEKNPEKFVEVPFGVDTEKFAPAEAKQDLFKKFNLFATRTILFVGGLDRAHYFKGLEVLIKARAEVANAKILVVGDGDLRPHYEKMVEELNLKDQVIFAGSVTAKDLPDYYNLADVVVLPSLDQSEAFGIVLIEAAACGKSIIASNLPGVRSVVQYGVNGFTFPPGNAKELAEKINYFLDNPAAAKDFGKHGREIVLEKYDLKKVGERLESVIASAVGAWQSYSNDNDGIASSLRSSQ, from the coding sequence ATGAAGATAGCAATTATTTCTCCGGTTTTTCCGCCGTATCGTGGCGGGATTGGAACGGCGGCGTACACCGAAGCGCGAGAATTGGCGCGCCGTGGCCATGACGTTTCGGTTTTTGTGCCGCGTCGACCGGGAGGCCAGGGCCATGAATTAAAAGAAAAATTTAAACTCTTTTGCCCCGGGCCGTTTTTAAGATATGGCAACGCCGCTTTTTTGCCGCAGCTTCGATGGAAATTAAAAAACTTTGATGTGATTCATCTGCATTACCCATTTTTCGGCGGAGCAGAAGTGGTTTATAAGTTAAAAGTTAAAAGTGAAAAGTTAAAAGTTGGGACAAAATTAGTTATTACTTATCATCATGACGTCGTGGGTAGTGGCTGGCTCGGGAAAATATTTCGTTGGCATACAAAAAATTTAATGCCGAAAATTTTGGGGCGAGCGGATAAAATTATTGTTTCATCGCTTGATTACGCAAAAAATTCAAATGTCAAAGAAATTTTAGAAAAAAATCCGGAGAAATTTGTTGAAGTTCCTTTCGGTGTGGACACAGAAAAATTTGCGCCAGCTGAGGCAAAGCAAGATCTTTTTAAAAAATTTAATCTGTTTGCCACTCGGACGATTTTATTTGTCGGCGGGCTGGACCGAGCGCATTATTTTAAGGGATTAGAAGTTTTGATTAAGGCAAGGGCAGAAGTGGCGAACGCTAAAATTTTGGTAGTGGGCGACGGTGATCTTCGGCCGCATTATGAAAAAATGGTGGAAGAATTAAATTTGAAAGACCAAGTAATTTTTGCCGGTTCGGTCACGGCAAAAGATTTACCGGATTATTATAATCTGGCCGATGTTGTGGTTTTGCCCTCACTTGACCAGTCCGAAGCGTTTGGCATAGTTTTAATTGAAGCGGCGGCTTGCGGCAAGTCAATAATCGCTTCAAATCTTCCCGGCGTTCGGAGTGTAGTTCAATACGGCGTGAACGGGTTTACTTTCCCGCCGGGCAATGCCAAAGAGCTCGCGGAAAAAATAAATTATTTTTTAGATAATCCCGCCGCGGCCAAAGATTTTGGCAAACACGGCCGGGAAATAGTTTTGGAAAAATATGATTTAAAAAAAGTGGGGGAGAGGTTAGAATCTGTCATTGCGAGCGCCGTAGGCGCGTGGCAATCTTATTCCAATGATAACGACGGGATTGCTTCGTCGCTACGCTCCTCGCAATGA
- a CDS encoding glycosyltransferase family 4 protein: MKICLISNLYPPISRGGAEKVAERVAKGLRGEGHEVFVISTKPWGGWKSLKPVAAEENGIKVYRFYPANIFYYLNDFKHNALWRAKWHFLDMFNFQSARAVKKILRAEKPDLVLTHNLMGIGFLIPRAIRGLGIKHIHTLHDVQLAVPSGLIIFGQEKNWEQRTWLRKIYESVCRRLFNSPDVVVSPSKWLLDFYLEKGFFRKSKKVVLPNPVERIYPAGIPMDNSILKLLYLGQIEEHKGILFLVEILKKLDIGFKLHIAGDGSKLEELKKMVGDDLRFVVHGKLVGEEVIKIFDLVDLTVVPSLCYENSPSVIYESLAAGVPVIAAKIGGVAELVHDKENGFAFEAGNAEDLERVLKHAATSRENLQKMRPAAAKSVENFGIENYIGGLLMKI, encoded by the coding sequence ATGAAAATTTGTCTTATTTCCAATTTGTATCCGCCAATTTCCCGCGGGGGAGCGGAAAAAGTGGCCGAACGCGTAGCGAAAGGTTTGCGCGGCGAGGGCCACGAAGTTTTTGTTATTTCCACAAAACCGTGGGGCGGATGGAAAAGTTTAAAACCGGTTGCGGCAGAAGAGAACGGAATAAAAGTTTATCGTTTTTATCCCGCGAATATTTTTTATTATCTTAATGATTTTAAGCACAACGCCTTGTGGCGCGCGAAATGGCATTTTTTGGACATGTTTAATTTTCAGAGCGCAAGAGCAGTAAAAAAGATTTTGCGCGCCGAAAAGCCTGATCTGGTTCTGACGCACAATTTGATGGGCATTGGCTTTTTAATTCCCCGCGCGATTCGTGGGCTCGGCATAAAACACATTCATACGCTTCATGATGTACAGCTGGCTGTGCCGAGCGGTTTGATAATTTTCGGTCAGGAAAAAAACTGGGAGCAGAGAACTTGGCTTAGAAAAATTTATGAATCCGTTTGCCGGCGGCTATTTAATTCGCCGGACGTTGTAGTCTCACCATCAAAATGGCTTCTGGATTTTTATTTAGAAAAAGGATTTTTTAGAAAATCAAAAAAAGTCGTGCTGCCAAATCCCGTGGAGCGAATTTATCCGGCTGGGATTCCCATGGACAATAGTATTTTAAAACTTCTTTATCTCGGGCAGATCGAAGAGCATAAAGGAATTTTATTTTTAGTAGAAATTTTAAAAAAGTTAGATATTGGGTTTAAACTCCATATTGCCGGCGACGGGTCAAAATTGGAAGAGCTGAAAAAAATGGTTGGCGACGATTTACGATTTGTCGTTCACGGAAAATTGGTTGGAGAAGAAGTGATTAAAATTTTTGATTTGGTTGATTTGACTGTTGTTCCCTCGCTTTGCTACGAAAATTCGCCGAGCGTGATTTACGAAAGTTTAGCTGCCGGCGTGCCGGTCATTGCCGCAAAAATTGGGGGAGTAGCGGAATTAGTGCATGACAAAGAAAATGGTTTTGCTTTTGAAGCGGGCAATGCTGAGGATTTAGAGCGCGTTCTAAAACACGCCGCCACCAGCCGTGAAAATTTACAAAAGATGCGTCCCGCTGCCGCAAAGTCGGTGGAGAATTTTGGGATTGAAAATTATATTGGGGGACTGTTAATGAAAATTTAA
- a CDS encoding Fic family protein: protein MRKNANLKIETENLTEATAVALSYFKQAKRKKLFIPKSFFLMLHKEVLADKPKEAGRYRTATDKIEIHKKTFSPCEAWQIEYKILDLIDFINNKRLWKNKFKLLFLNKIEKNTFTDKQYEILRKVFMAWYIHHQFVAIHPFTDGNGRTARLLMCLILRSEDLSEKSFPILINFIIKDNRCQYLDCLNASDSNDFIPAVKFMTRVMTTAYYETAKIIKILKSKNKF from the coding sequence ATGAGAAAGAATGCCAACCTAAAAATAGAAACAGAAAATCTAACCGAGGCGACGGCCGTGGCTCTTTCTTACTTTAAACAAGCAAAAAGAAAAAAACTCTTTATACCAAAGAGCTTTTTTCTTATGCTGCATAAAGAAGTATTAGCCGACAAGCCAAAAGAAGCAGGAAGATACAGAACAGCCACGGATAAAATAGAAATTCATAAAAAAACTTTCTCGCCCTGTGAGGCATGGCAAATAGAATACAAAATTCTAGATCTAATTGATTTTATTAACAACAAACGCCTATGGAAAAATAAGTTTAAGCTACTTTTCTTAAACAAAATAGAAAAAAATACATTCACGGACAAACAGTATGAAATTCTTCGTAAGGTGTTTATGGCGTGGTATATCCACCATCAGTTTGTCGCCATACATCCATTCACTGACGGCAATGGACGAACTGCTCGTTTATTAATGTGCCTAATTTTAAGATCCGAGGATTTATCTGAGAAGTCATTTCCTATTTTAATAAATTTCATCATTAAAGATAATCGATGTCAATATCTGGATTGTCTAAACGCGTCCGATTCGAACGATTTTATTCCCGCCGTAAAATTTATGACCCGCGTTATGACTACGGCTTATTACGAAACTGCCAAAATTATTAAAATATTAAAATCAAAAAATAAATTTTAA
- a CDS encoding glycosyltransferase family 39 protein, protein MYSIIKWIKGNRAETALIFFAVIFFFIYSWFYLGTAVETAKFNSPDEAANYFFIKNYVSEGSLKIFEPLNLTTGGIIHPRSITTVGGYLVPGSFLGLILIYGWLAKIFTLGVIWWLTPFFALAAVLFFYGIIKNIFDRRIALWSSFLLLVHPAFWYYASRGLFPNILFISLLLAGFYFLVGHKKSKAWVLNYLDYILAGLFFGLALTVRLSEIIWVGAALLLLFLIYRKNVKWFELIIFIFSAGVAFVPVFLYNRTIYGDPLTTAYNLGGESAAAGEVAWHVSAGKFIFPFGLEIKNVLNNFSTYFVGMFWWFVVPATFGTVVFIKKLIAGKLDKKIITYLSIGGFISLFLFLYYGSWVFYDNPAKEASIGTSYVRYWLPIYILSLPLVAFTLIKLVDFIRPLKEKIFAGVLCLIFILFGMKLTFFDKNDGLAYVYKNVHDYAMIAKEVNLLVPSEAVIIVDRGDKIFFPEHRVVSPFREESTYAAIPKLAKTLPLYYYGLPLTEKEMDYLYDDGRINGEEIKIIEIKNFGAETLYQLEYLK, encoded by the coding sequence ATGTATTCTATCATAAAATGGATAAAGGGAAATAGGGCGGAAACGGCGTTGATTTTTTTTGCCGTTATTTTTTTCTTTATTTATTCATGGTTTTATTTGGGAACAGCGGTCGAAACGGCAAAATTTAATTCGCCGGACGAGGCGGCTAATTATTTTTTTATAAAAAATTACGTTTCAGAGGGGTCGCTTAAAATTTTTGAGCCGTTGAACCTTACAACTGGAGGAATTATCCATCCGCGGAGCATTACGACAGTAGGCGGATATCTTGTGCCAGGGAGTTTTTTGGGGTTAATTTTGATTTATGGATGGCTGGCGAAGATTTTTACGCTGGGCGTAATTTGGTGGCTTACGCCGTTTTTTGCCCTTGCGGCAGTTTTGTTTTTTTATGGAATTATAAAAAATATTTTTGATCGGCGGATTGCTCTTTGGTCATCCTTTTTGCTTTTGGTCCATCCGGCTTTTTGGTATTATGCGAGCCGAGGTCTTTTTCCAAATATTTTATTTATTTCGCTTTTGCTTGCGGGATTTTATTTTTTAGTGGGACATAAGAAATCAAAAGCGTGGGTATTAAATTATCTAGATTATATTTTGGCTGGTTTATTTTTTGGGTTAGCGCTGACCGTGCGGTTGTCGGAAATAATTTGGGTTGGCGCCGCGCTTCTTTTACTATTTTTAATTTATAGAAAAAATGTAAAATGGTTCGAATTGATTATTTTTATTTTCTCCGCTGGCGTAGCTTTTGTTCCAGTATTTCTTTATAACAGGACGATTTACGGCGACCCGCTTACCACCGCCTATAATTTGGGTGGGGAGAGCGCCGCAGCGGGCGAGGTGGCGTGGCATGTTTCAGCAGGAAAATTTATTTTTCCCTTTGGCCTTGAAATAAAAAATGTTTTGAATAATTTTTCCACATATTTTGTTGGGATGTTTTGGTGGTTTGTAGTTCCTGCGACTTTTGGCACCGTAGTTTTTATAAAAAAATTGATTGCTGGTAAATTAGATAAGAAAATTATAACTTATTTATCCATCGGCGGATTTATTTCTTTGTTTTTATTTTTGTATTATGGCAGTTGGGTTTTTTATGACAATCCGGCCAAAGAAGCGTCAATCGGAACTTCTTACGTGCGTTATTGGCTGCCGATTTATATTTTGTCATTGCCGCTCGTCGCGTTTACTCTCATAAAATTAGTTGATTTTATTCGTCCCCTAAAAGAAAAGATTTTCGCCGGCGTTCTTTGTTTAATTTTTATTCTCTTCGGGATGAAACTTACTTTTTTTGATAAAAATGACGGTTTGGCTTATGTTTATAAAAACGTGCATGATTACGCCATGATTGCCAAAGAAGTTAATTTACTCGTTCCATCCGAGGCAGTGATTATTGTTGACCGCGGTGATAAAATATTTTTTCCCGAGCACAGGGTTGTCTCGCCGTTTCGTGAAGAAAGTACTTATGCGGCAATCCCAAAACTTGCGAAAACTTTACCGCTTTATTATTACGGCCTGCCGCTCACCGAAAAAGAAATGGATTATCTTTATGATGACGGGAGGATTAATGGGGAAGAGATAAAAATAATTGAAATAAAAAATTTTGGAGCGGAGACGCTTTATCAATTGGAATATTTAAAATAG
- a CDS encoding HIT family protein, with translation MDCIFCKIIRGELPSVKVYENHKVVAFLDINPVNPGHTLVVPKEHFENLLDGGEEILKEIMITIKKVAWGITRAFDLKGFNVGQNNGAIAGQVVPHLHWHIIPRFENDGLHPWSRTKQYQEGEMAEIGEKIKKFIE, from the coding sequence ATGGACTGCATTTTTTGTAAAATCATCAGAGGAGAATTGCCCTCGGTAAAAGTTTATGAAAATCACAAAGTGGTGGCCTTTTTGGACATTAATCCGGTGAATCCCGGACATACACTTGTCGTACCCAAAGAGCATTTTGAAAATTTGCTTGACGGAGGAGAGGAAATTTTAAAAGAAATAATGATTACAATAAAAAAAGTGGCGTGGGGAATTACCAGGGCGTTTGATTTGAAGGGTTTTAATGTCGGACAAAACAACGGCGCGATCGCCGGTCAAGTCGTTCCGCATTTACATTGGCACATTATTCCACGCTTTGAAAACGACGGTTTGCATCCGTGGTCAAGGACAAAACAATATCAGGAAGGGGAGATGGCAGAAATCGGGGAAAAGATTAAAAAATTTATAGAATAA
- the rfbB gene encoding dTDP-glucose 4,6-dehydratase has product MNLLVCGGAGFIGSNFVRQMLKKYPDYKIVNYDKLTYAGNLDNLRDVENNPNYTFVQGDICDLEKLNQVIAEHKISHVINFAAETHVDRSIHGGCKDFVMTNTLGVQMILDAVRANNIEKFVNVSTDEVYGALRLDEDRKFIESTPIWPNMPYAAAKAGGDLMCNAYFVTHKVPVVVTHCSNNYGPYQFPEKLIPFFIFRLINNQKVPVYGDGLYVRDWIHVTDHAASLDLLLHKGVPGEVYNIGVDNERSNMEITKMMLEIMGKGEEMIEYVTDRPGHDRRYAIDASKILTLGWQPNYTRDKFEQGLKETVEWYLANKEWVEKLQKRKEELNPHIK; this is encoded by the coding sequence ATGAATTTATTAGTTTGTGGAGGCGCCGGATTTATTGGTTCAAATTTTGTCCGGCAAATGTTAAAAAAATATCCGGATTATAAAATCGTAAATTACGACAAGCTAACTTACGCGGGAAATCTGGATAATTTGCGCGACGTAGAAAATAATCCCAACTACACTTTTGTCCAAGGTGATATTTGCGATTTGGAAAAATTAAACCAAGTTATTGCCGAGCACAAAATTAGCCATGTGATTAATTTTGCCGCGGAAACTCACGTTGACCGTTCAATCCATGGTGGCTGCAAAGATTTTGTTATGACAAATACGCTCGGTGTGCAGATGATTTTAGACGCCGTGCGAGCCAATAATATAGAAAAATTTGTAAATGTTTCAACCGATGAAGTTTACGGCGCGTTGAGACTTGATGAAGATAGAAAATTTATTGAGTCCACTCCGATCTGGCCCAATATGCCTTATGCCGCGGCCAAGGCCGGCGGAGATTTAATGTGTAACGCATATTTTGTCACCCACAAAGTTCCGGTCGTGGTGACTCATTGTTCAAATAACTACGGACCATATCAATTTCCCGAAAAATTAATTCCATTCTTTATTTTCCGCTTGATTAATAATCAAAAAGTTCCGGTTTACGGCGATGGACTTTATGTCCGCGACTGGATTCATGTTACAGACCATGCTGCCTCTCTGGATTTGCTGCTTCACAAGGGCGTGCCAGGAGAAGTTTATAATATCGGTGTTGATAATGAACGCAGCAACATGGAGATTACAAAGATGATGTTAGAAATTATGGGCAAGGGAGAAGAGATGATTGAGTACGTTACTGATCGTCCGGGACACGATCGCCGCTATGCGATTGATGCTTCAAAAATTTTGACTTTGGGATGGCAGCCAAATTATACGCGTGATAAATTTGAGCAAGGCTTGAAAGAAACTGTGGAATGGTACTTGGCGAATAAAGAATGGGTAGAAAAATTGCAAAAGCGAAAAGAAGAGTTAAATCCGCATATTAAATAA
- a CDS encoding FdtA/QdtA family cupin domain-containing protein, with protein MAKEFKIFELKKVDTPKFVMSPMELKDYIDFEVKRVYFITKPQSPTGAHCHKVEEEFFVLVQGTCTAVIDRGQGLEEIPLTGPTGALYVPNFVWHHFKDFSPDAVLLALSSTNYSPDRSDYVEDYEEFKIVNPHYQK; from the coding sequence ATGGCAAAAGAATTTAAAATTTTTGAATTAAAGAAAGTTGACACGCCGAAATTTGTGATGAGTCCGATGGAGTTGAAAGATTATATTGATTTTGAAGTGAAGAGAGTTTATTTTATTACAAAGCCCCAATCTCCGACCGGGGCGCACTGCCATAAAGTTGAAGAAGAATTTTTTGTTTTGGTTCAGGGAACATGCACAGCAGTTATCGATCGCGGACAGGGTCTTGAGGAAATCCCGCTTACCGGACCGACCGGAGCGCTTTATGTTCCAAATTTTGTCTGGCATCATTTTAAAGATTTTTCCCCGGACGCGGTACTTTTGGCCTTGTCATCTACAAATTATAGTCCCGACCGGAGTGATTATGTTGAAGACTACGAAGAATTTAAAATAGTGAATCCTCATTATCAAAAATAA
- the rfbD gene encoding dTDP-4-dehydrorhamnose reductase — MKVLIIGAKGMLGQELAREFSGNGYEVLTWDKEEIDITKKDLVLEKIKSARPEIIINAAAYNAVDKIEEGEKDLAEAVNGYAVGNLSLTAEVVGAILVHYSTDYVFDGKEIDGYKEDDEPRPQSVYAASKLLGEGQLKNEKYYLIRTSRLFGKPATSEGAKKSFVDVMLKCAEEKDCLELVDEEVSSPTYVLDLAKRTREIIEWEKPFGIYHVTNSGCCTWYGWAKKTFELSGKSIKLAPVGAERFPRPAKRPKYSVLLNTKLPPMRKWEEALLDYLKTK; from the coding sequence ATGAAGGTTTTAATCATTGGGGCAAAGGGGATGTTGGGGCAAGAGTTAGCGCGGGAATTTAGCGGAAACGGCTATGAGGTTTTGACGTGGGATAAAGAGGAAATTGATATTACAAAAAAAGATTTAGTTTTGGAAAAAATAAAATCTGCGAGGCCAGAAATTATTATTAACGCCGCGGCTTATAATGCGGTGGATAAAATTGAAGAGGGAGAGAAAGATTTGGCTGAAGCGGTTAATGGTTATGCTGTTGGGAATTTATCTTTAACAGCCGAGGTGGTTGGCGCGATTTTGGTTCATTATAGCACCGACTATGTTTTTGACGGAAAAGAGATTGATGGTTATAAAGAAGATGACGAGCCAAGACCGCAAAGCGTGTACGCCGCGTCAAAACTTTTGGGAGAAGGGCAATTGAAAAATGAAAAATATTATTTGATAAGAACCTCGCGGTTGTTTGGCAAACCGGCAACAAGCGAAGGAGCAAAGAAAAGTTTTGTTGATGTAATGTTAAAATGCGCCGAGGAAAAAGATTGTCTGGAATTGGTTGATGAAGAAGTGAGTTCGCCGACTTATGTTTTGGATCTCGCGAAACGAACGAGAGAAATTATTGAATGGGAAAAACCGTTTGGCATTTATCACGTAACGAACTCCGGCTGCTGCACCTGGTACGGTTGGGCCAAGAAGACATTTGAATTATCCGGAAAAAGTATTAAATTGGCGCCGGTTGGCGCCGAGAGATTTCCTCGTCCCGCCAAGAGGCCAAAATATTCGGTTTTGTTAAATACCAAACTTCCGCCAATGCGAAAATGGGAAGAAGCGTTGTTGGATTATCTAAAAACGAAATAA
- a CDS encoding glucose-1-phosphate thymidylyltransferase yields MKALITAGGRATRLRPITYTTNKHLIPIANKPMLFYALEKIAETGVKEVGININPGEKEIQPVVGDGSRWGLKISYIEQSGGPKGLAHIVRNAKDFLGDEPFIFYLGDNIILGSIKRFVDKFVNEKLNVLLAFARVSDPERFGVPVISNGKVLRVEEKPSQPKSNFAQTGIYIYDHRIFDAVENIPPSPRGEYEISDANTYLIEKGFNVGYEEITGWWKDTGKPEDLLEGNQLILHDLSDIKNEADVAPGVIIQGKVKIEKGTYIGGKSLIRGPVVIGANCVINDSYIGPYTSVGNNTKITNTEIEHSIIFDNAEIKCGKRIVDSLVGHNTVVASSCDSLPLGHKMIIGDNSIVEL; encoded by the coding sequence ATGAAAGCCCTGATTACGGCCGGAGGAAGAGCAACAAGGCTCAGACCAATTACTTATACAACCAATAAACATTTGATTCCCATCGCTAACAAACCGATGTTGTTTTACGCGTTGGAAAAAATAGCAGAAACCGGTGTGAAAGAAGTCGGGATAAATATTAATCCTGGAGAAAAAGAAATTCAGCCGGTAGTTGGCGACGGCAGTCGCTGGGGTTTAAAAATTTCCTATATTGAGCAATCCGGCGGGCCGAAAGGATTGGCGCATATTGTCCGGAACGCCAAGGATTTTTTGGGCGATGAACCTTTTATTTTTTATCTCGGCGATAATATTATTTTGGGAAGCATCAAAAGATTTGTTGATAAATTTGTCAACGAAAAACTTAACGTTCTTTTGGCTTTCGCCCGCGTATCTGATCCGGAAAGATTCGGTGTGCCAGTTATTTCTAACGGAAAAGTTCTCCGCGTTGAAGAAAAACCAAGTCAGCCCAAAAGCAATTTTGCCCAGACGGGAATTTATATTTATGACCACCGTATTTTTGACGCCGTAGAAAATATTCCACCCTCACCGCGCGGTGAGTATGAAATTTCCGATGCCAACACTTATTTGATTGAAAAAGGTTTTAATGTTGGTTATGAGGAAATTACCGGTTGGTGGAAAGACACGGGAAAGCCGGAAGATTTGCTTGAAGGAAATCAATTAATTTTGCATGATTTGTCAGATATAAAAAATGAGGCCGATGTGGCCCCAGGAGTAATTATTCAGGGAAAAGTAAAAATTGAAAAAGGAACTTACATTGGCGGGAAATCTCTGATCCGCGGACCGGTTGTAATCGGAGCGAATTGTGTAATTAATGACAGCTACATCGGACCCTATACTTCAGTAGGCAATAACACAAAAATCACCAATACGGAAATTGAGCACTCAATTATTTTTGATAATGCGGAAATAAAATGCGGCAAGAGAATTGTTGATAGCTTGGTTGGCCATAACACAGTCGTTGCTTCGTCCTGTGATAGTTTACCGCTCGGCCATAAAATGATTATCGGCGATAATTCAATAGTGGAGTTATAG